Proteins encoded in a region of the Globicephala melas chromosome 1, mGloMel1.2, whole genome shotgun sequence genome:
- the TSTD1 gene encoding thiosulfate:glutathione sulfurtransferase isoform X2 yields the protein MLRAPRGLAGAAFLKLAFAARTMTGEPTVLLPELRSLLASGRARLIDVRSREEAAAGTIPGALNIPVSELETALKMEPAAFKALYSTEKPKLEDENLIFFCQKGRRGFQATQLARGLGYKGARNYEGAYSEWFQKEG from the exons ATGCTGCGGGCGCCCAGGGGGCTGGCCGGGGCCGCATTCCTGAAACTCGCGTTTGCGGCGCGCACGATGACTGGAG AGCCCACGGTCTTGCTCCCTGAACTCCGTTCGCTCCTGGCCTCGGGCCGGGCCCGGCTCATCGACGTGAGATCTCGGGAGGAGGCGGCAGCTGGCACCATCCCTGGGGCGCTCAACATCCCGG TGTCAGAGTTGGAAACTGCCCTGAAGATGGAGCCAGCTGCTTTCAAGGCTTTGTACTCCACCGAGAAACCAAAGCTGGAAGATGAGAACCTCATTTTCTTCTGTCAGAAGGGCAGGCGGGGCTTTCAGGCCACACAGTTGGCCCGGGGCCTTGGATACAAAGG GGCTCGGAACTACGAAGGGGCCTATAGTGAATGGTTCCAGAAGGAAGGTTAG
- the ARHGAP30 gene encoding rho GTPase-activating protein 30 isoform X2: protein MKSRQKGKKKGSSKERVFGCDLQEHLQHSGQEVPQVLRSCAEFVEEYGVVDGIYRLSGVSSNIQKLRQEFEAERKPDLRRDVYLQDIHCVSSLCKAYFRELPDPLLTYRLYDKFAEAVAVQLEPERLVKILEVLRELPVPNYRTLEFLMRHLVHMASLSAQTNMHARNLAIVWAPNLLRSKDIEASGFNGTAAFMEVRVQSIVVEFILTHVDQLFEGAALSGGEVESGWRSLPGVRVSGSPEDLMPRSLPYHLPSILQSGDGPPQMRPYHTIIEIAEHKRKGSLKVRKWRSIFNLGRSGHETKRKLPRGAEDREDKSDKVTLRPAKSMDSLSAVAGVSDEPEGLVGRSSPRPCPLLLASLENDSVEAAEGEQEPEAEALAGTSSEPGTPRPGRSAIRAGGSSHAERRAGVHISEPYDVNLPPHISSMLNISPNIISNVSLAGFARGLEYPTLQPRPSPASGPGSGPGLGPGPPDEKLEASPAPGPLADSGPADMTPALEDCLSQEVEEFSVEPPLDDLSLDEAQFVLAPSCCSLDSPGSGPEAEEESGEEVFLSAYDDLSPLLGPKLPTWEGSGSLEEKGTGSGRQEAPGQAEGEQVFWEVEEGKEAEPGMRRDIREEAEGSPESGVEGGEASEEGVEAEGSQKVIDSLSERCGEEREETEAKGEESKGQQEDESTEEAKGVEETGGEQGKERKTEREEEEEGDEAQGEAGRDPEDGAQENQIAEESWEVVHKQEAEGGREDEVKGQRGEENQEAREDQGDGEDSRIPEAAAEGGAGKVSKERECGDGEDEGDQRAGGDHVEEGSLPEMPHVESLEVDSAKEGNAQPSETEHAAPQPSRPEEMDPEGQPSPLGSAGGVSMRLASTLVQVQQVRSVPVVPPKPQFAKMPSAMCGKIHVAPANPCPRPGRLDGTPGERAWGSRASRSSWRNGGSLSFDAAVALARDRQRTEAQAVRRTQTCTGAGDYSLIPKTSPYSMISAYCPRPLSCLELPAEGTEGSGPRSRFSLPPREPQLPDPVESPQRRSYAFETQANSGKGEGL, encoded by the exons ATGAAGTCTCggcagaaagggaagaagaagggCAGCTCGAAGGAGCGGGTGTTTGGGTGCGACCTGCAGGAGCACCTTCAGCACTCAGGCCAGGAGG TGCCCCAGGTGCTAAGGAGCTGTGCAGAGTTTGTGGAGGAGTATGGAGTGGTGGATGGGATCTACCGCCTCTCAGGGGTCTCTTCCAACATCCAGAAGCTCCG GCAGGAGTTTGAGGCTGAGCGGAAGCCAGACCTGCGGCGAGATGTTTACCTTCAGGACATTCACTGCGTCTCCTCCCTGTGCAAGGCCTATTTCAGAGAGCTGCCAGACCCCCTGCTCACTTACCGGCTCTATGACAAGTTTGCT GAGGCTGTGGCAGTGCAACTGGAACCTGAGCGCTTGGTCAAGATCCTAGAGGTGCTTCGAGAACTCCCTGTCCCAAACTACAG GACCCTGGAGTTCCTCATGCGGCACCTGGTGCACATGGCCTCATTGAGTGCCCAGACCAACATGCACGCCCGCAACCTGGCCATCGTGTGGGCCCCCAACCTGCTGAG GTCTAAGGACATAGAGGCCTCAGGCTTCAATGGGACAGCAGCATTCATGGAGGTGCGGGTGCAGTCCATTGTCGTCGAGTTCATCCTCACACATGTGGACCAGCTCTTTGAGGGTGCTGCTCTCTCTG gTGGTGAGGTGGAAAGTGGATGGCGATCACTTCCAGGGGTCCGGGTGTCAGGCAGCCCCGAGGACCTTATGCCCCGATCCCTGCCCTACCACCTGCCTAGCATCCTGCAGTCTGGTGATGGACCCCCACAGATGCGGCCTTATCACACTATCATAGAGATTGCAGAGCACAA GAGGAAGGGCTCTTTGAAAGTCAGGAAGTGGAGATCTATCTTCAATCTAGGTCGCTCTGGCCATGAGACCAAGCGTAAACTTCCACGGGGAGCTGAGGACAGGG AGGACAAATCCGATAAGGTGACTCTGCGGCCAGCCAAGAGCATGGACTCACTGAGTGCTGTGGCTGGGGTCAGTGATG aGCCAGAGGGGCTGGTGGGACGCAGCAGTCCTCGGCCATGCCCACTGTTGCTGGCGAGCTTGGAGAATGATTCTGTGGAAGCAGCAGAGGGTGAACAGGAGCCCGAGGCAGAAGCACTGGCTGGCACGAGCTCTGAGCCCGGCACACCACGACCTGGGCGGTCAGCAATCCGTGCTGGGGGCAGCAGCCATGCAGAGCGCCGTGCTGGCGTCCACATCTCAGAGCCCTACGACGTCAACCTCCCACCACACATCAGTTCTATGCTCAACATATCCCCGAACATCATCTCTAACGTCTCCTTGGCCGGGTTTGCCCGTGGTCTTGAGTACCCCACCCTTCAGCCCCGGCCAAGCCCTGCCTCTGGCCCTGGCTCTGGCCCCGGCCTTGGCCCTGGTCCCCCAG ATGAGAAGTTGGAGGCAAGTCCAGCCCCAGGTCCCCTGGCTGACTCAGGCCCAGCGGACATGACCCCTGCCCTGGAGGACTGCCTGTCCCAGGAG GTGGAGGAGTTCTCTGTGGAGCCACCCCTGGATGACCTGTCTCTGGATGAGGCTCAGTTTGTCCTGGCCCCCAGCTGCTGTTCCCTGGACTCTCCTGGCTCCGGGCCTGAAGCAGAGGAGGAAAGTGGGGAGGAAGTCTTCCTGAGTGCCTATGATGACCTAAGTCCCCTTCTGGGGCCCAAACTCCCGACCTGGGAGGGTTCAGGCAGTCTAGAGGAAAAGGGAACAGGGTCTGGAAGACAGGAGGCTCCAGGACAGGCAGAGGGAGAACAGGTATTCTGGGAAGTTGAGGAGGGCAAGGAGGCTGAGCCTGGAATGAGACGGGACATCAgggaggaggctgaggggagTCCAGAGAGTGGAGTGGAGGGTGGAGAGGCCAGTGAGGAAGGAGTGGAGGCTGAGGGAAGCCAAAAGGTGATTGACAGTTTGAGCGAAAGatgtggggaagagagagaggagacagaggccaAGGGAGAGGAGTCCAAAGGTCAACAGGAGGATGAGAGTACAGAGGAAGCTAAGGGTGTGGAGGAAACAGGAGGGGagcaggggaaggaaagaaagaccgagcgagaagaagaggaggaaggagatgaAGCCCAGGGAGAAGCCGGGAGGGACCCAGAGGATGGGGCCCAGGAAAACCAAATTGCTGAAGAGAGCTGGGAAGTTGTACACAAACAAGAGGCTGAAGGAGGCAGAGAAGATGAGGTCAAAGGGCAGAGGGGGGAGGAGAACCAAGAGGCAAGAGAAGACCAAGGAGATGGTGAAGATAGCAGAATCCCAGAAGCAGCAGCTGAAGGAGGAGCAGGGAAGGTCAGCAAGGAACGGGAGTGTGGAGACGGAGAAGATGAGGGAGACCAGAGGGCTGGAGGTGACCATGTAGAAGAGGGCTCCCTCCCTGAAATGCCACACGTAGAGTCCCTGGAGGTTGACAGTGCCAAGGAGGGCAATGCCCAGCCCTCTGAGACAGAACACGCAGCCCCACAGCCATCCCGGCCAGAGGAGATGGATCCGGAGGGGCAGCCCAGTCCCCTTGGCTCAGCTGGTGGTGTGAGCATGCGCCTGGCTTCCACCCTGGTTCAGGTCCAACAGGTCCGCTCTGTGCCTGTGGTGCCCCCCAAACCACAGTTTGCCAAGATGCCCAGTGCAATGTGTGGCAAGATCCATGTGGCACCAGCAAACCCATGCCCAAGGCCTGGCCGGCTTGATGGAACTCCTGGGGAACGGGCCTGGGGGTCCCGAGCCTCCCGCTCCTCTTGGAGGAATGGGGGCAGTCTTTCCTTTGATGCTGCTGTGGCCCTGGCCCGGGACCGCCAGAGGACTGAAGCTCAGGCAGTTCGGCGGACCCAGACCTGTACTGGGGCTGGGGACTACAGCCTCATCCCCAAAACCTCCCCCTATAGCATGATCTCTGCCTATTGTCCTCGGCCCCTTAGCTGCCTGGAGCTCCCAGCTGAAGGCACAGAAGGGTCTGGACCCCGGAGTCGGTTTAGTCTGCCCCCGAGAGAACCCCAGCTCCCTGACCCCGTTGAGTCGCCCCAGCGCCGATCGTATGCATTTGAAACACAGGCTAACTCTGGGAAAGGTGAGGGACTGTGA
- the TSTD1 gene encoding thiosulfate:glutathione sulfurtransferase isoform X1 has product MLRAPRGLAGAAFLKLAFAARTMTGEPTVLLPELRSLLASGRARLIDVRSREEAAAGTIPGALNIPVSELETALKMEPAAFKALYSTEKPKLEDENLIFFCQKGRRGFQATQLARGLGYKGYGDGLGTTKGPIVNGSRRKVR; this is encoded by the exons ATGCTGCGGGCGCCCAGGGGGCTGGCCGGGGCCGCATTCCTGAAACTCGCGTTTGCGGCGCGCACGATGACTGGAG AGCCCACGGTCTTGCTCCCTGAACTCCGTTCGCTCCTGGCCTCGGGCCGGGCCCGGCTCATCGACGTGAGATCTCGGGAGGAGGCGGCAGCTGGCACCATCCCTGGGGCGCTCAACATCCCGG TGTCAGAGTTGGAAACTGCCCTGAAGATGGAGCCAGCTGCTTTCAAGGCTTTGTACTCCACCGAGAAACCAAAGCTGGAAGATGAGAACCTCATTTTCTTCTGTCAGAAGGGCAGGCGGGGCTTTCAGGCCACACAGTTGGCCCGGGGCCTTGGATACAAAGGGTATGGGGATG GGCTCGGAACTACGAAGGGGCCTATAGTGAATGGTTCCAGAAGGAAGGTTAGGTAG
- the USF1 gene encoding upstream stimulatory factor 1 isoform X2 translates to MYRVIQVSEGQLDGQTEGTGAISGYPATQSMTQAVIQGAFTSDDAVDTEGTAAETHYTYFPSTAVGDGAGGTTSGSTAAVVTTQGSEALLGQATPPGTGQFFVMMSPQEVLQGGSQRSIAPRTHPYSPKSEAPRTTRDEKRRAQHNEVERRRRDKINNWIVQLSKIIPDCSMESTKSGQSKGGILSKACDYIQELRQSNHRLSEELQGLDQLQLDNDVLRQQVEDLKNKNLLLRAQLRHHGVEVVIKSDSN, encoded by the exons ATGTACAGGGTGATCCAGGTGTCTGAGGGGCAGCTGGATGGCCAGACTGAGGGGACTGGCGCCATCAGTGGCTACCCTGCCACTCAATCCATGACCCAG GCTGTGATCCAGGGTGCGTTCACGAGTGATGATGCAGTTGACACAGAGGGGACAGCTGCTGAGACACACTATACTTACTTCCCCAGCACTGCAGTGGGAGATGGGGCAGGGGGTACCACATCGGGGAGTACAGCAGCTGTTGTTACCACCCAGGGCTCAGAGGCACTACTGGGGCAGGCGACCCCTCCTGGCACTG GTCAGTTCTTTGTGATGATGTCACCACAAGAAGTGTTGCAAGGAGGAAGCCAGCGCTCTATTGCCCCCAGGACCCACCCTTATTCCCC GAAGTCAGAAGCTCCCCGGACAACTCGGGATGAGAAACGCAGGGCTCAGCATAATGAAG TGGAGCGCCGCCGCCGAGACAAGATTAACAACTGGATTGTACAGCTGTCCAAGATCATCCCAGACTGCTCCATGGAGAGCACCAAGTCTGGCCAG AGTAAAGGTGGAATTCTATCCAAAGCCTGTGATTATATCCAGGAACTTCGGCAGAGTAACCACAGGTTGTCTGAAGAACTGCAGGGGCTTGACCAGCTGCAGTTGGACAATGATGTGCTTCGACAGCAG GTGGAAGATCTTAAAAACAAGAATCTGCTGCTACGAGCTCAGTTGAGGCACCACGGAGTCGAGGTCGTCATCAAGAGTGATAGCAACTAA
- the USF1 gene encoding upstream stimulatory factor 1 isoform X1 has product MKGQQKTAETEEGTVQIQEGAVATGEDPTSVAIASIQSAATFPDPNVKYVFRTENGGQVMYRVIQVSEGQLDGQTEGTGAISGYPATQSMTQAVIQGAFTSDDAVDTEGTAAETHYTYFPSTAVGDGAGGTTSGSTAAVVTTQGSEALLGQATPPGTGQFFVMMSPQEVLQGGSQRSIAPRTHPYSPKSEAPRTTRDEKRRAQHNEVERRRRDKINNWIVQLSKIIPDCSMESTKSGQSKGGILSKACDYIQELRQSNHRLSEELQGLDQLQLDNDVLRQQVEDLKNKNLLLRAQLRHHGVEVVIKSDSN; this is encoded by the exons ATGAAGGG GCAGCAGAAAACAGCTGAAACGGAAGAGGGGACAGTGCAGATTCAGGAAG GTGCAGTGGCAACTGGGGAGGACCCAACCAGTGTGGCTATCGCCAGCATCCAGTCAGCTGCCACTTTCCCTGACCCCAACGTCAAGTACGTCTTCCGAACTGAAAATGGGGGCCAG GTGATGTACAGGGTGATCCAGGTGTCTGAGGGGCAGCTGGATGGCCAGACTGAGGGGACTGGCGCCATCAGTGGCTACCCTGCCACTCAATCCATGACCCAG GCTGTGATCCAGGGTGCGTTCACGAGTGATGATGCAGTTGACACAGAGGGGACAGCTGCTGAGACACACTATACTTACTTCCCCAGCACTGCAGTGGGAGATGGGGCAGGGGGTACCACATCGGGGAGTACAGCAGCTGTTGTTACCACCCAGGGCTCAGAGGCACTACTGGGGCAGGCGACCCCTCCTGGCACTG GTCAGTTCTTTGTGATGATGTCACCACAAGAAGTGTTGCAAGGAGGAAGCCAGCGCTCTATTGCCCCCAGGACCCACCCTTATTCCCC GAAGTCAGAAGCTCCCCGGACAACTCGGGATGAGAAACGCAGGGCTCAGCATAATGAAG TGGAGCGCCGCCGCCGAGACAAGATTAACAACTGGATTGTACAGCTGTCCAAGATCATCCCAGACTGCTCCATGGAGAGCACCAAGTCTGGCCAG AGTAAAGGTGGAATTCTATCCAAAGCCTGTGATTATATCCAGGAACTTCGGCAGAGTAACCACAGGTTGTCTGAAGAACTGCAGGGGCTTGACCAGCTGCAGTTGGACAATGATGTGCTTCGACAGCAG GTGGAAGATCTTAAAAACAAGAATCTGCTGCTACGAGCTCAGTTGAGGCACCACGGAGTCGAGGTCGTCATCAAGAGTGATAGCAACTAA
- the ARHGAP30 gene encoding rho GTPase-activating protein 30 isoform X1 yields the protein MKSRQKGKKKGSSKERVFGCDLQEHLQHSGQEVPQVLRSCAEFVEEYGVVDGIYRLSGVSSNIQKLRQEFEAERKPDLRRDVYLQDIHCVSSLCKAYFRELPDPLLTYRLYDKFAEAVAVQLEPERLVKILEVLRELPVPNYRTLEFLMRHLVHMASLSAQTNMHARNLAIVWAPNLLRSKDIEASGFNGTAAFMEVRVQSIVVEFILTHVDQLFEGAALSGGEVESGWRSLPGVRVSGSPEDLMPRSLPYHLPSILQSGDGPPQMRPYHTIIEIAEHKRKGSLKVRKWRSIFNLGRSGHETKRKLPRGAEDREDKSDKVTLRPAKSMDSLSAVAGVSDEPEGLVGRSSPRPCPLLLASLENDSVEAAEGEQEPEAEALAGTSSEPGTPRPGRSAIRAGGSSHAERRAGVHISEPYDVNLPPHISSMLNISPNIISNVSLAGFARGLEYPTLQPRPSPASGPGSGPGLGPGPPDEKLEASPAPGPLADSGPADMTPALEDCLSQEVQDSFSFLEDSSSSEPEWVGVVDGEVAKAGPAGAAFSPGEDDPGMGYLEELLGVGPQVEEFSVEPPLDDLSLDEAQFVLAPSCCSLDSPGSGPEAEEESGEEVFLSAYDDLSPLLGPKLPTWEGSGSLEEKGTGSGRQEAPGQAEGEQVFWEVEEGKEAEPGMRRDIREEAEGSPESGVEGGEASEEGVEAEGSQKVIDSLSERCGEEREETEAKGEESKGQQEDESTEEAKGVEETGGEQGKERKTEREEEEEGDEAQGEAGRDPEDGAQENQIAEESWEVVHKQEAEGGREDEVKGQRGEENQEAREDQGDGEDSRIPEAAAEGGAGKVSKERECGDGEDEGDQRAGGDHVEEGSLPEMPHVESLEVDSAKEGNAQPSETEHAAPQPSRPEEMDPEGQPSPLGSAGGVSMRLASTLVQVQQVRSVPVVPPKPQFAKMPSAMCGKIHVAPANPCPRPGRLDGTPGERAWGSRASRSSWRNGGSLSFDAAVALARDRQRTEAQAVRRTQTCTGAGDYSLIPKTSPYSMISAYCPRPLSCLELPAEGTEGSGPRSRFSLPPREPQLPDPVESPQRRSYAFETQANSGKGEGL from the exons ATGAAGTCTCggcagaaagggaagaagaagggCAGCTCGAAGGAGCGGGTGTTTGGGTGCGACCTGCAGGAGCACCTTCAGCACTCAGGCCAGGAGG TGCCCCAGGTGCTAAGGAGCTGTGCAGAGTTTGTGGAGGAGTATGGAGTGGTGGATGGGATCTACCGCCTCTCAGGGGTCTCTTCCAACATCCAGAAGCTCCG GCAGGAGTTTGAGGCTGAGCGGAAGCCAGACCTGCGGCGAGATGTTTACCTTCAGGACATTCACTGCGTCTCCTCCCTGTGCAAGGCCTATTTCAGAGAGCTGCCAGACCCCCTGCTCACTTACCGGCTCTATGACAAGTTTGCT GAGGCTGTGGCAGTGCAACTGGAACCTGAGCGCTTGGTCAAGATCCTAGAGGTGCTTCGAGAACTCCCTGTCCCAAACTACAG GACCCTGGAGTTCCTCATGCGGCACCTGGTGCACATGGCCTCATTGAGTGCCCAGACCAACATGCACGCCCGCAACCTGGCCATCGTGTGGGCCCCCAACCTGCTGAG GTCTAAGGACATAGAGGCCTCAGGCTTCAATGGGACAGCAGCATTCATGGAGGTGCGGGTGCAGTCCATTGTCGTCGAGTTCATCCTCACACATGTGGACCAGCTCTTTGAGGGTGCTGCTCTCTCTG gTGGTGAGGTGGAAAGTGGATGGCGATCACTTCCAGGGGTCCGGGTGTCAGGCAGCCCCGAGGACCTTATGCCCCGATCCCTGCCCTACCACCTGCCTAGCATCCTGCAGTCTGGTGATGGACCCCCACAGATGCGGCCTTATCACACTATCATAGAGATTGCAGAGCACAA GAGGAAGGGCTCTTTGAAAGTCAGGAAGTGGAGATCTATCTTCAATCTAGGTCGCTCTGGCCATGAGACCAAGCGTAAACTTCCACGGGGAGCTGAGGACAGGG AGGACAAATCCGATAAGGTGACTCTGCGGCCAGCCAAGAGCATGGACTCACTGAGTGCTGTGGCTGGGGTCAGTGATG aGCCAGAGGGGCTGGTGGGACGCAGCAGTCCTCGGCCATGCCCACTGTTGCTGGCGAGCTTGGAGAATGATTCTGTGGAAGCAGCAGAGGGTGAACAGGAGCCCGAGGCAGAAGCACTGGCTGGCACGAGCTCTGAGCCCGGCACACCACGACCTGGGCGGTCAGCAATCCGTGCTGGGGGCAGCAGCCATGCAGAGCGCCGTGCTGGCGTCCACATCTCAGAGCCCTACGACGTCAACCTCCCACCACACATCAGTTCTATGCTCAACATATCCCCGAACATCATCTCTAACGTCTCCTTGGCCGGGTTTGCCCGTGGTCTTGAGTACCCCACCCTTCAGCCCCGGCCAAGCCCTGCCTCTGGCCCTGGCTCTGGCCCCGGCCTTGGCCCTGGTCCCCCAG ATGAGAAGTTGGAGGCAAGTCCAGCCCCAGGTCCCCTGGCTGACTCAGGCCCAGCGGACATGACCCCTGCCCTGGAGGACTGCCTGTCCCAGGAGGTGCAGGATTCCTTCTCCTTCCTAGAGGACTCAAGCAGCTCAGAGCCCgagtgggtgggggtggtggatGGGGAGGTGGCCAAGGCAGGACCAGCAGGAGCAGCCTTCTCCCCTGGGGAGGACGACCCTGGGATGGGCTACCTGGAGGAGCTCCTGGGAGTTGGGCCTCAG GTGGAGGAGTTCTCTGTGGAGCCACCCCTGGATGACCTGTCTCTGGATGAGGCTCAGTTTGTCCTGGCCCCCAGCTGCTGTTCCCTGGACTCTCCTGGCTCCGGGCCTGAAGCAGAGGAGGAAAGTGGGGAGGAAGTCTTCCTGAGTGCCTATGATGACCTAAGTCCCCTTCTGGGGCCCAAACTCCCGACCTGGGAGGGTTCAGGCAGTCTAGAGGAAAAGGGAACAGGGTCTGGAAGACAGGAGGCTCCAGGACAGGCAGAGGGAGAACAGGTATTCTGGGAAGTTGAGGAGGGCAAGGAGGCTGAGCCTGGAATGAGACGGGACATCAgggaggaggctgaggggagTCCAGAGAGTGGAGTGGAGGGTGGAGAGGCCAGTGAGGAAGGAGTGGAGGCTGAGGGAAGCCAAAAGGTGATTGACAGTTTGAGCGAAAGatgtggggaagagagagaggagacagaggccaAGGGAGAGGAGTCCAAAGGTCAACAGGAGGATGAGAGTACAGAGGAAGCTAAGGGTGTGGAGGAAACAGGAGGGGagcaggggaaggaaagaaagaccgagcgagaagaagaggaggaaggagatgaAGCCCAGGGAGAAGCCGGGAGGGACCCAGAGGATGGGGCCCAGGAAAACCAAATTGCTGAAGAGAGCTGGGAAGTTGTACACAAACAAGAGGCTGAAGGAGGCAGAGAAGATGAGGTCAAAGGGCAGAGGGGGGAGGAGAACCAAGAGGCAAGAGAAGACCAAGGAGATGGTGAAGATAGCAGAATCCCAGAAGCAGCAGCTGAAGGAGGAGCAGGGAAGGTCAGCAAGGAACGGGAGTGTGGAGACGGAGAAGATGAGGGAGACCAGAGGGCTGGAGGTGACCATGTAGAAGAGGGCTCCCTCCCTGAAATGCCACACGTAGAGTCCCTGGAGGTTGACAGTGCCAAGGAGGGCAATGCCCAGCCCTCTGAGACAGAACACGCAGCCCCACAGCCATCCCGGCCAGAGGAGATGGATCCGGAGGGGCAGCCCAGTCCCCTTGGCTCAGCTGGTGGTGTGAGCATGCGCCTGGCTTCCACCCTGGTTCAGGTCCAACAGGTCCGCTCTGTGCCTGTGGTGCCCCCCAAACCACAGTTTGCCAAGATGCCCAGTGCAATGTGTGGCAAGATCCATGTGGCACCAGCAAACCCATGCCCAAGGCCTGGCCGGCTTGATGGAACTCCTGGGGAACGGGCCTGGGGGTCCCGAGCCTCCCGCTCCTCTTGGAGGAATGGGGGCAGTCTTTCCTTTGATGCTGCTGTGGCCCTGGCCCGGGACCGCCAGAGGACTGAAGCTCAGGCAGTTCGGCGGACCCAGACCTGTACTGGGGCTGGGGACTACAGCCTCATCCCCAAAACCTCCCCCTATAGCATGATCTCTGCCTATTGTCCTCGGCCCCTTAGCTGCCTGGAGCTCCCAGCTGAAGGCACAGAAGGGTCTGGACCCCGGAGTCGGTTTAGTCTGCCCCCGAGAGAACCCCAGCTCCCTGACCCCGTTGAGTCGCCCCAGCGCCGATCGTATGCATTTGAAACACAGGCTAACTCTGGGAAAGGTGAGGGACTGTGA